The genomic DNA ATGGTGAGTGTGATGCACTCATATTGGAGCCCTTCACACCCATCAGGACATTGGAGGCACATCTGAAGAACTGtccactgtgtgtatgtgtgtggtggggggacAAGGTTAAAGGGAGTAACAGGGAACAGGGAATGATCCAATCACCATTTATTTAAAGTCCTAGCCAACATCCCTCCAGAAACCTCTGAGAGTTCACCCAGGGATAGATCCAATTGGAATTAaccgccccctccccccccgggAAATGCCAAAGAATCCAATTGGGGAGTCTGATGggctgcattttctttctttctagcgaGAGGTTGTGCAGAAGAGTATCTTAGATGCTGTGCACcaactgaaggaaaaaaataagataCCCAGAGCACTGCAAGTCCTTTTACACACCCAAGGTAACAGCTCTTCCAAAATATCTGAACCCCCAGAAATTTGCTGCAAACTATCTAGAATTCAGAAGGGTGGAATTGTTGGCCCTCTTTACTAGGTTGGTCCAAGGGGTGTGTCAGTCAGGCATTATCTGGCTTTGGCTCTCTTGTTCCTTGGCCAAAATGGAAATGCCGGAATTGTGAGGCATTCTGTGGCTCAGAGATGCTCAATGGGAAGAAGGGTCAGGTAGGATGGTCTTTGCATCCTGAAATTCCTGGAAAAAGAACTGGATAGATAGGTGAGTGTTTTTTGTAGTACAGCCTCTCCACCTCCGTTTTACAaacattcctttcttcttttcttttttctatagaTGATTTGATAATTGAGGACCTTGAAAACTAAGACAACCATACGCTATGGCTGTGCCTGAGAAGTTTAGTGGAGACCCAGGTGGCAGCCTTCATTGCAAACTGTAAGCTGATTCTATGGGGAACTGGCTGTGTTTTGTTGGGTACCTGTTCACCTTGGGAAAGCAGGAGATAAATTAGTTGATTTAGTTGCAAAAAAGAAGCAGTAGCTTTGCAGTACTCTGTTATGGATCCTTCTTTGACTTTATGCCCAGAGAGAAATTTAAAATTTAGGAGGGAAATTGTTAAGCAATGGCACCACAAGAGCAGATTGGGTACCCTTCTCCTGTCTTGAGGCATTCATATTTTTATCAAGCAAAGTCAAGCGTGCCAGGTTTGGCTTTTCAGGTTACAAATGAGACAATGCACACAGCATGAGGGCTGCAACCACACGGcaaaaacaatccactttgacactactttatcaaccatggctcattgctatgaaactctgggaattgtaatttgctgtgtgtggcaccagagttctctgacagagaaggctataggTCTGACAAAACTAGATTTCCCAGATTTCTGTAGCATTGGAGGATGGCATCTTAAAGtcgtgtcaaattggattatttctgcagtgtgtgacTGTGAAACAATATTTTATGTATTAAATATGTAAGATGTTAAGTCCAATATTGTGGCTAAATCCTGTTCTATGAAAATAAGATTACACTTCTTTGTCCAAATATCTACCTGTGTGTATAATATGTACATTATTATATAATGTGTTAGTAATAATGATGTAGTATAATAGTTATTTAAAACGATGATGGTAATCCTTTATGTTCTTCCTAGCAGCTGTTTTGAAGTAAATTAGGATTGCTTTCCTAAATAATGCACAGCTTTTCTTCTGGGTTGTTTCAATATTTTGCAGTCAACTCTGTTGGAAAGGAGACACTTGCAAATAGGCCTTATAGACATATACCCTGTTAGTCAGGCATGATTTAAATGTTGGTCatgttcttctttcttctttatatTGTATTCCTTCCCAATTTATGAATCTGATTTTGGAAAATTTCCCAGCAAAAAGTATCTTTGACAAAGGTTCCAAAGTTTTGTTCCACAGGGCATAAAATGTTCAAACTCCATCATGGCTCATCTTAACCATAGTGCATGCTGCCTGCTATTGTGTTAGAAGGTGGTTGTTAAACTGCccaatatatatacagtagacccttgttatactctggggtttggttccaagatcccctgtggataacaaaatctgtgtatgctcaagtcccattcaatataatggtgtcccttataaaaaatggaaaatcaaggtttgatgtttgaaatctatactttttttgaacaatttcaaactgtgtatgcttaactctgtgtataaaaaaatctgtgtataagattgtgtgtgtgtgtgtgcacgcacacatacacatggcaagattcttcagagagggtttcccattgcggacctttaaggctgagagattgtgatttgcccaaggtaggTTTTTATACTTGactggagaattgaaccctgatccccagagttgcattccagcactgaaaccactacacatggctctcacatacacacacgcactcACTCACTCTTACAGAAATTCTTGGACCTGttacttttgtttttttggtCTTGATGTTCATTATGCTCTGTTTTTGTCCATCCATGACTCATCCATGACTATAACAAAGTCAATTGGATGGATTGCTTTCCTATACACATTAGGAAGTGGCTGAACTGTAATACCTAGCATTCTATGCCATGAGGTACACttgctaaggctgatgggaatggCAGTCCAACCATATCCAGTGAGGTCCAAGCAGCTCATCTTTGTTTTAATGGATTCAGCAGGAGATCCCAGAGAGATGTCCTTTCTGCTGAACTATCCTTTATTTCTCCAACTAGGTTGTGGAGTTGTGATTACAGATCTAACAATATGAACTAAAGTTCACAGAGCTTGTTGCACAAGAAATGTGTTAGTCTTTTAAGGACCACAGGTCTGTCTGTTGTTTTCCTCTAATGTGATAAATTCACATGGGTTCAGGGTGGTAGGACCAAGAGGCCACGTGAAgctggttgtggttgtggtgtgccatcaagtcatttctgactcgatcctatcatgcagttttcttggcaagatttgttcagaggagatgtgCCATCATTAcattccctaaggctgagagagtgtggttttcctaaggtcacccagggtttcatggccaagcaaggaatcaaactgtgatttccagagtcagagtccaacactcaaaccactacgccatgctggctatTGCAATCTGAATAGCCTTGTGAAATGCTTACTGTGTTTTTCTCTTGACAGGGATATGGAGCAGGTTATCCCACATTCCAGAAAAACTGATCTGGAACACAAATTCAATAGGAGAGCATTGGAGAGGCTGTACACATTCAAACACTCTTAGGGGAAAACCTATGGAGAGTACAAGTGCCTCTTGGAGTTTAGTCGTGACTAGTATCAGGAGCTGCAGCACTGCACAAAGGAGATTGTCAGTTTCTTGACTGCCTCAGGTATAGATGAAGTAAGGGAGATGGAGGCTCAAGGCTTCCATTTTGGTGTTTAAGAGACTGTATAGCTTATATAGCTATAAAATGTCGttaataaatgtttaaatataagttatttttgaaaagattaaacagtttataaagttaaaacattatacATAAAATCATACATGGTGACTTTTGTCTCTCCAAGGATACTGTCCAGCTTCTCTGGCTGGAATGCTAATTTAGTACACAGATTGGTTCTTCAGTTTTTAATTAATCCATAGCTTTTATTCATAAACAGTCGTATGAGATCCAGAGTTATCTTTCTTGCTGTTATGTGTACCTCCGTTTTGTATGCTTGTGGGTTTTCTGTGCACTTTCTTCCATTTGATTCCAACATAGGGTTATATTCCATTAATCTTTCAATTAATTTGGGGGTGAAGAGCACATTgattcattgggggagggggagttaCTGGTGAGTGAAATGTTGAATTgggattttagttttaaaaacccCATCTTTTTACAGATGACTACAGAATCTCTGTATGAACtggatgttccatttttattaaggctggcctgggagtggagtcaTGCACGTCCCAACTCCACCCCcggggcaccatgatgctgcacactgctccacatggcgcatggcatcacggcactcccctggcactgcatccacatgacacagcaccaaaggagtgccttaaagctgtggCACCGTGGTGctgtggctattgtgccctttccagggtgcaaaaaggagctgttttttgtggctcctttttgcaccctggaaaggccaaatcggGTCTGccctgtgcagttgccatggccccaatctggtgcagcTGAAGGCccctgcaggccaccccttagctGCCCTCTAATTGTAAACAGACGCTGAGATCCTGGTAGCAAGAAAAACAGGGCCACAAGTGCAATAGCCATCAAGAAAGTAGGGGTTTGCGTGGAGCTAGCTGGCAGGGTCTGGTTTGTTCATCACCTTTGCTTGACTCCAGAGCAAGTATTCAGGCCAAAGTCTTTAGACCAGTCTGTGCCCCCCGCCTTTCATCTCCATTGGGTTTACAAGAGTCTCAGTCAGAACAGTGGCCAGATTAATGTGAATCTCAAACACAACAAAACCATGTCTTCTTGTATTGTAACAGCTGTTCTCTAAATCCTAGGTGCCTCTAAGGAGCCCATTCTTTATCATGTCCTTCCACTCTTCTATCTTTCTAGGAATATCAGTCGGTCTTTATAGATATTCCTATTCCAGGCACAAGACTGACATAGCCATTTCTTTCCCAGCAGTTGTGATGGGAGTTAAAGTACTAGAACACCATATTATGCTGGACAAGAcctggaaaggaaggaagtgaTCATGAGGTGACCCTGGAGCCCAATGAACTGGTGGAATTGGTGAGAAACATCCGCATGGTAGAAAAGGCTATGGAGTGGCCAGTCAAGCAGCTCTTGCCCTGTGAAGTTGCCTGCAATGAAAAGGTAACTGTGCTCTTGTGGACCATTTATTGTGGATTAAATTGTCCCTCCCCATTTCACTTACCGAAGGCAATAGCATCCATAGGCATATGTCATAAGGCAACAGAAAGATTGTCTTCTAGCCCGTGTCTTCCTCATTAAGTATTCCTGTCAGCAGTAGGGCTGCTAGCTTTAGTCAGCTGGAGACTCTTCCAATGTTTTAGGTAGCTGTTTTCAGGGAATTGTTTGAAAATAAATGATCCAACACCTTGCTAAAAGTTAAAATGTGAGAGAATAGTCAGTGCCTGGGTGGAAGGCCACGTGGGAACCCTGTGTGTGTTTTATGCCATCAAGAATTCATGGGAAGAAACTCAGGATGTAAGGAaaatctgggcaccacaactccatggcccaggttttgtttttgctcATCTGAGCGCTCAGGATTTCGACAATGCACCTAGCTGCAGGATCTGTCTTCTGAATTGCTAGTGGGAAATGTACTTTACAATCTGATGAACCATAAGCTTGGTTTTCACATTCCTGCACTATGAGTaccccagaaagagagagagagaaaaaattgtaGTATGATGGGATCCCAAATTTGAACGGTAATATGTTTAACCTTGTGAGAACGTGTCATAATAGATGATCACAAGGGATGTCCCCACACCACCGTCTTCCTTCACGGGTGGCTGCTAAGATTGGGATGAAAGAGATCTTAGCAGATGctctataataatataattgctGGAAAAGAGAGACTATTGTTGCAGTGTTGGGCCTACTTCACATTAATAGCTTGCAATATATCTTCCCCAATTGACTTAGCAGTCCTTGACTCATGCACACCACTGAAATCATTGTTCTGT from Sceloporus undulatus isolate JIND9_A2432 ecotype Alabama chromosome 2, SceUnd_v1.1, whole genome shotgun sequence includes the following:
- the LOC121920547 gene encoding LOW QUALITY PROTEIN: sialic acid synthase-like (The sequence of the model RefSeq protein was modified relative to this genomic sequence to represent the inferred CDS: deleted 1 base in 1 codon); translation: MKHKTDIAISFPAVVMGVKVLEHHIMLDKTWKEGSDHEVTLEPNELVELVRNIRMVEKAMEWPVKQLLPCEVACNEKLGKSGIAKIWIPEGTMFTLDMLTAKIGEPKGYPPEGIFDLLGKNVKVTIVEDDTIVEDVFEKSEILN